One window of the Candidatus Wolbachia massiliensis genome contains the following:
- a CDS encoding ankyrin repeat domain-containing protein — protein MVRELSESTQKLFDAIDNANLEGFKQAMAEGADVNAFDQEGMTPLMSIANACAVSGDVQPTLEKMAKLLIQNRSIDINTQSKQVISEEQWQYTDDFQGVVSSRFRPTDRMRKDTALHIACQVGARGIVKILLTHPDVKIDVKNCEDKSPLGCVTRAFEKTIELGFEKAQKGKELLTALSDENIYQAKRLLNEELNPSCWKRNQDGEIETPLSLIIKSYAQIITKDKEEVLTKLLKHKDLDFSFEQFVQELVDEFESTEAQLTEKDKEEVLTKLLKHKDLDFSFEQFVQELVNELESTEAQLAEKEKRIDDLTEEV, from the coding sequence ATGGTAAGAGAGCTTAGTGAATCAACACAAAAGTTATTTGACGCTATCGATAATGCAAACCTAGAAGGTTTTAAGCAAGCTATGGCAGAGGGTGCGGATGTCAATGCGTTTGACCAAGAAGGTATGACACCTTTAATGTCTATAGCTAATGCCTGTGCCGTTAGCGGTGATGTACAACCTACGCTAGAGAAGATGGCTAAATTACTTATACAAAACAGAAGTATCGATATTAATACTCAGAGCAAGCAGGTTATATCTGAAGAACAGTGGCAGTATACTGATGATTTTCAGGGCGTTGTATCATCAAGATTTAGGCCAACAGATAGGATGCGCAAAGACACAGCCTTACATATTGCTTGCCAGGTTGGAGCTAGAGGTATAGTGAAAATATTGCTCACGCACCCGGATGTGAAAATTGATGTTAAAAATTGTGAAGATAAAAGCCCTTTAGGTTGTGTTACAAGAGCATTTGAGAAAACGATAGAATTAGGATTTGAGAAAGCACAAAAAGGAAAAGAATTATTAACTGCTCTTTCTGACGAAAACATTTACCAAGCAAAAAGGCTATTGAATGAAGAACTTAACCCCAGTTGCTGGAAAAGAAACCAAGATGGAGAGATAGAAACACCACTCAGCCTAATTATCAAATCATATGCACAAATAATAACAAAAGATAAAGAAGAAGTACTGACTAAACTGTTAAAACATAAGGATCTAGATTTTAGTTTTGAGCAATTTGTACAAGAACTTGTAGATGAATTTGAAAGCACAGAAGCTCAACTTACAGAGAAAGATAAAGAAGAAGTACTGACTAAACTGTTAAAACATAAGGATCTAGATTTTAGTTTTGAGCAATTTGTACAAGAACTTGTAAATGAACTTGAAAGCACAGAAGCTCAACTTGCAGAGAAAGAAAAGAGGATTGATGATCTAACCGAAGAAGTATAG
- a CDS encoding IS630 family transposase (programmed frameshift), translating to MPAAYSYDLRKKAIQALDEGESKTAVAKRFKIGRVALYKWEKRRKETGDFQSKKLGNRGYNHKITDWNAFAEFVKKHGDKTQSEVAKLWGNISRQTIHRALKKIGFTRKKKTYGYKERNEEKRAEFLKVISAKSPEKLVYIDESGIDNTEDYPYGYCRKGERFHALKSGKKTQRVSMIAALNKGKIVAPMTFEGYCDTEIFNGWFEQFLAPILQPGQTVILDNATFHKSKKIVEFAKSVGAEIMYLPPYSPDFNDIEHYWFAIKNRVRRNIPLFKSFRHAVDSAFLHLFPLL from the exons GTGCCAGCAGCATATAGCTATGACTTAAGGAAAAAAGCCATCCAGGCGTTGGATGAAGGAGAGAGTAAAACAGCAGTAGCAAAGAGATTCAAAATTGGTAGAGTAGCATTGTATAAATGGGAGAAAAGGCGCAAAGAAACAGGAGATTTTCAATCGAAGAAACTGGGGAATAGGGGCTATAATCATAAAATTACCGACTGGAATGCGTTTGCAGAATTTGTGAAAAAACATGGCGATAAAACACAGTCAGAGGTGGCTAAACTATGGGGCAATATAAGTCGTCAAACAATTCATAGAGCTCTGAAAAAAATTGGATTTACACGCA AAAAAAAGACTTATGGGTACAAAGAAAGGAACGAAGAAAAACGAGCTGAATTTTTAAAAGTTATATCTGCAAAATCTCCTGAAAAGCTGGTATATATTGATGAATCTGGTATAGACAATACAGAGGACTACCCATACGGGTATTGCAGAAAGGGAGAGAGGTTTCATGCATTAAAATCAGGTAAAAAAACGCAGCGAGTTAGCATGATTGCAGCTTTAAACAAGGGAAAAATCGTTGCACCTATGACCTTTGAAGGCTATTGTGATACAGAGATTTTTAATGGCTGGTTCGAGCAATTTCTGGCACCAATTTTACAGCCTGGACAAACGGTGATTTTGGACAATGCAACTTTTCATAAGTCTAAAAAGATTGTCGAATTTGCCAAAAGTGTTGGTGCAGAAATTATGTATCTCCCTCCCTATTCTCCTGATTTTAATGATATTGAACACTATTGGTTTGCTATCAAAAACAGAGTCAGAAGGAACATACCTCTGTTTAAATCTTTTCGCCATGCTGTCGATTCTGCTTTTCTTCATTTGTTTCCACTATTATGA